A region of uncultured Desulfobacter sp. DNA encodes the following proteins:
- the cmoA gene encoding carboxy-S-adenosyl-L-methionine synthase CmoA: MNKDRVFAEKLNTITPFRFNENVARVFDDMLVRSVPLYGEVLKQQARIARKFYQKDTRIFDLGCSHGNLGVLLLDLFGATAFKMTGVDSSWPMIQRFKNRLCAHDSKGCIDLACTCIEDIIISNASVVVINLTLQFLDPVKRDHLIESAFNGLCKGGILLLTEKTVHPAPQMNALEQEYYYQFKKENGYTDLEISQKRDALEQVLIPETLAEHEARIHNAGFSSFNVWLKWFNFTSMIAVK, translated from the coding sequence ATGAATAAAGACAGGGTATTTGCAGAAAAACTCAACACGATCACGCCTTTCAGGTTCAACGAAAACGTAGCCCGGGTATTTGACGATATGCTGGTCAGATCCGTACCGTTGTACGGTGAGGTCCTGAAACAGCAGGCCCGAATTGCCAGGAAGTTTTATCAAAAAGACACAAGGATCTTTGATTTGGGGTGTTCCCATGGCAACCTTGGCGTTCTGCTTCTTGATCTTTTTGGTGCAACGGCATTTAAAATGACTGGTGTTGACAGTTCCTGGCCCATGATCCAGCGGTTTAAAAACAGGCTTTGTGCCCACGACAGCAAGGGCTGTATAGATCTTGCCTGCACCTGTATTGAAGATATTATAATTTCCAACGCATCTGTGGTGGTGATCAATCTGACCTTGCAGTTTCTTGATCCAGTAAAACGCGATCATCTCATTGAATCTGCGTTTAATGGGCTTTGCAAAGGCGGCATATTGCTGCTCACGGAAAAAACCGTTCATCCCGCACCACAAATGAATGCCCTGGAGCAGGAATATTACTACCAGTTTAAAAAAGAAAACGGGTATACGGACCTGGAAATCAGTCAGAAACGCGATGCCCTGGAACAGGTACTGATTCCCGAAACCCTTGCCGAGCATGAAGCCCGTATCCATAACGCAGGGTTCAGCTCATTCAACGTCTGGTTGAAGTGGTTTAATTTTACATCCATGATCGCTGTCAAATAA
- a CDS encoding chloride channel protein, translating to MNKGRKKDVDLKYAGKWVFYFVLIGIMSGLGAILFHYLCGLGMHYFLDMMAGYRPLGPAGEHLLLPHTGTPFNKWVLLFLPALGGLVSGWIVYTFAPEAEGHGTDAAIDAFHHKGGMIRSRIPIIKTIASTITLTTGGSGGREGPIAQIGGGFGSFLATRFHLSERERCIMMAAGIGAGVGSIFRAPLAGALFAAEVLYRDPEFESSVIIPAGISSVVAYCTFCLVFGWGSLFESPAFAFHNPLQLGPYLALAVVLVITGVLYIKVFYGITRLFKKLRVPNHIKPAIGGLLTGIIGFFMPYTLAFGYGMAQNAIFNQLTISVLLGLAVGKIFTTSFSIGSGGSGGVFGPSIVIGGAMGGAVGQFFHMLIPTVVTQPGAFVIVGMAGFFTAVSNTPISTIIFVSEMTNSYHLLLPSLLVCSVCYLLSTKWSIYENQVKSQVDSPLHAGEFMIDILQTIKVVKLKHLIKDVRCLNQDMHFDQFKQIFQTTKQRYFPVMNDQGKLCGIFSSTDVREVLFLSDLEQLVVMKDIMVCDMITTTLSEDLNTVLLKLTKKNIDALPVVDEDDPGRFIGMLYRRDIIAYYNLHITRIRESEG from the coding sequence ATGAATAAAGGCAGAAAAAAAGACGTAGATCTCAAATATGCCGGCAAATGGGTTTTCTATTTTGTTCTGATAGGTATCATGTCAGGTCTTGGAGCGATTCTGTTTCATTATCTTTGCGGTCTTGGCATGCACTATTTTTTGGATATGATGGCCGGATACAGGCCCCTGGGACCTGCCGGCGAACATCTGCTTCTGCCCCACACCGGTACACCCTTTAACAAGTGGGTGTTACTGTTTTTACCGGCACTGGGCGGACTTGTTTCCGGGTGGATTGTTTATACCTTTGCCCCCGAAGCCGAGGGGCATGGAACGGATGCCGCCATTGACGCCTTCCATCACAAGGGGGGCATGATCCGGTCACGGATACCGATCATAAAAACCATTGCCTCCACCATCACACTGACCACCGGCGGGTCAGGGGGCAGGGAAGGCCCCATAGCCCAGATCGGTGGTGGATTCGGTTCCTTTCTGGCTACCAGGTTCCACCTGTCCGAACGGGAGCGATGCATCATGATGGCCGCAGGCATTGGTGCCGGAGTGGGAAGTATCTTCAGAGCACCGCTGGCCGGTGCTCTTTTTGCCGCAGAAGTGCTCTATCGCGATCCTGAATTTGAATCTTCGGTCATCATTCCCGCAGGTATCTCATCTGTGGTGGCCTATTGCACCTTTTGTCTGGTTTTCGGCTGGGGATCGCTTTTTGAGTCTCCGGCCTTTGCGTTTCACAATCCCCTTCAGCTTGGTCCCTATCTTGCCCTTGCCGTGGTTCTGGTTATTACCGGCGTGTTGTATATCAAAGTATTCTACGGGATTACCCGCCTGTTTAAAAAGCTGAGAGTTCCCAACCATATCAAACCTGCCATCGGCGGGCTTTTAACCGGCATCATCGGTTTTTTTATGCCCTATACCCTGGCATTTGGCTATGGTATGGCCCAGAATGCCATCTTCAATCAGTTGACCATATCCGTGCTCTTAGGGTTGGCTGTGGGAAAGATTTTTACCACGTCATTTTCCATTGGTTCCGGCGGATCAGGCGGTGTGTTCGGGCCGTCCATTGTTATCGGCGGAGCCATGGGCGGGGCCGTAGGGCAGTTTTTTCATATGCTTATCCCCACTGTTGTAACCCAGCCGGGGGCATTTGTCATTGTCGGCATGGCCGGATTTTTCACGGCTGTGTCCAACACGCCCATATCCACCATCATATTTGTCAGTGAGATGACCAACTCCTATCATCTTTTACTGCCAAGCCTTCTTGTCTGTTCCGTATGTTACCTTTTGTCTACAAAGTGGTCTATTTATGAAAATCAGGTGAAATCCCAGGTTGACTCTCCCCTTCATGCCGGAGAGTTCATGATAGATATTCTCCAGACTATCAAAGTGGTGAAACTTAAACATCTGATTAAGGACGTCAGATGTTTGAACCAGGACATGCATTTTGATCAGTTCAAACAGATATTTCAGACCACCAAACAAAGATATTTCCCTGTCATGAATGACCAGGGGAAATTATGCGGCATTTTTTCTTCCACAGATGTCCGGGAGGTTCTTTTCCTCAGTGATCTTGAGCAACTGGTCGTCATGAAGGACATTATGGTATGCGATATGATCACGACCACCTTGTCCGAAGATTTAAATACGGTACTGCTGAAACTTACAAAGAAAAACATTGATGCACTGCCTGTGGTGGATGAGGATGATCCGGGACGATTTATCGGTATGCTTTACCGCCGTGATATCATTGCCTACTACAACCTTCATATCACCAGAATCCGGGAATCCGAAGGATAG
- a CDS encoding KpsF/GutQ family sugar-phosphate isomerase, whose protein sequence is MIIDDAVQVLKMEAQSLLDLIEKLNMDFQNLVNAICNAKGRVIISGIGKSGLIGRKIAATLSSTGTNAMFLHPVEAVHGDLGMVGRDDIFIAISNSGETGELNQLLPVIREVGCKIAGFTGKPESTMAGFCDMIIDTGVEKEACPLNMAPTCSTTAQLAMGDALAVALIKKKNFKKSDFMRSHPGGALGQRLSGKVSELMLERQNVPCVQTGTTMTRALACMDDHRLGAVFVLDSADNLMGILTDGDVRHWLANGGGSADALLVDEVMTRSPQHLFPDSYLYEALNLMEKYEITVLPILGKNGGLKGLLHLHDILGKGSFKFNGGNQ, encoded by the coding sequence ATGATCATAGATGATGCTGTTCAAGTCCTGAAAATGGAAGCCCAGTCCCTTCTGGACCTTATTGAAAAACTGAATATGGATTTCCAAAACCTTGTCAATGCAATCTGTAACGCAAAAGGACGGGTTATTATTTCGGGGATCGGGAAATCGGGTTTAATCGGAAGAAAAATTGCCGCCACCTTGAGCAGCACTGGAACCAATGCCATGTTCCTTCATCCGGTTGAGGCGGTTCACGGGGACCTTGGCATGGTCGGCCGGGATGATATATTCATTGCCATCTCCAACTCAGGTGAAACCGGAGAGCTTAACCAGCTTTTGCCGGTGATCCGGGAGGTGGGCTGCAAGATTGCCGGGTTCACGGGAAAACCTGAATCCACCATGGCTGGTTTTTGCGATATGATTATTGACACCGGGGTAGAAAAAGAGGCCTGTCCCTTGAATATGGCACCCACCTGCTCAACCACAGCCCAACTGGCCATGGGCGATGCTCTGGCCGTGGCCCTGATAAAAAAGAAAAATTTTAAAAAGTCCGATTTTATGCGCTCCCACCCCGGGGGAGCACTGGGGCAGCGTCTGTCAGGCAAAGTCAGCGAACTGATGCTTGAAAGGCAAAACGTACCCTGTGTCCAAACAGGCACCACCATGACCCGGGCCCTTGCCTGCATGGATGATCACCGCCTGGGCGCTGTTTTTGTGCTTGATTCTGCCGACAATCTTATGGGAATACTTACTGACGGGGATGTCCGGCACTGGCTGGCAAACGGGGGCGGTTCCGCCGATGCCCTTCTTGTGGATGAGGTGATGACCCGCTCACCACAACATCTGTTTCCTGATTCTTATCTGTATGAAGCCCTTAATCTGATGGAAAAGTATGAAATTACGGTTTTACCCATCCTTGGAAAAAATGGCGGCCTGAAAGGGTTGCTTCATCTCCACGACATCCTGGGAAAGGGATCCTTTAAATTTAATGGAGGTAATCAATGA
- the cmoB gene encoding tRNA 5-methoxyuridine(34)/uridine 5-oxyacetic acid(34) synthase CmoB, which produces MEQFLANHGHLGWNKWYDALESLIKEKRAYLDSAGGNFEKYKHVVKELPEICSDTTDLSPYLLSSKAVSIGHPDQLSPEEKQRLYNGLFSLNPWRKGPFDFFGVHVDSEWQSWMKWERLVPHLPHLKNKKILDIGSSNGYYMFKMAASDPMFALGLEPQSAFYYQYCAAQKYLNLKNVFCLPVAYNELPAMDRFFDLVLCMGVLYHRKSPVKMLRQIHDSLVPGGQVVVENLVIRGENNLCLFPFDRYAKMRNVFFIPDLSAMVAWLTRAGFSDIRCVDITDTTSEEQRKTQWIQTESLEDFLDPKDPSKTVEGYPAPVRAIFMAKRP; this is translated from the coding sequence ATGGAACAATTTTTAGCAAACCATGGCCATTTGGGATGGAACAAATGGTATGATGCCCTGGAAAGCCTCATCAAAGAAAAAAGAGCCTATCTTGATTCTGCCGGGGGAAATTTTGAAAAATATAAACATGTGGTCAAGGAACTTCCAGAAATTTGTTCCGATACCACTGATTTATCACCTTATCTGTTGTCATCTAAGGCCGTCAGCATCGGACATCCGGACCAGCTTTCACCGGAAGAAAAGCAGAGGCTTTACAACGGTCTGTTCAGCCTGAATCCCTGGCGCAAGGGACCCTTTGATTTTTTTGGCGTTCACGTTGATTCCGAATGGCAGTCCTGGATGAAGTGGGAACGCCTGGTTCCCCATCTGCCCCACCTTAAAAACAAAAAAATTCTGGATATCGGTTCAAGCAATGGATATTACATGTTTAAAATGGCGGCGTCAGATCCCATGTTCGCCCTGGGGCTTGAACCCCAAAGTGCCTTTTATTACCAGTATTGTGCCGCACAAAAATATCTGAACCTGAAAAATGTATTCTGTCTGCCTGTGGCCTACAATGAACTGCCTGCCATGGATCGTTTTTTCGATTTAGTGCTGTGCATGGGGGTGCTGTACCACCGCAAATCTCCGGTGAAGATGCTCAGGCAGATCCATGACAGCCTTGTGCCGGGCGGTCAGGTGGTGGTGGAAAACCTGGTGATCAGGGGAGAAAACAATCTATGCCTGTTTCCCTTTGACCGGTACGCTAAAATGCGCAATGTGTTTTTTATACCTGACCTGTCTGCCATGGTGGCCTGGTTGACCCGGGCCGGATTTTCAGATATCCGGTGTGTGGACATAACAGACACCACCTCTGAAGAGCAGCGTAAAACCCAATGGATTCAAACAGAATCCCTTGAAGATTTTCTGGATCCCAAAGATCCGTCAAAGACCGTTGAAGGGTATCCGGCACCGGTAAGAGCCATTTTCATGGCCAAGCGACCCTGA
- a CDS encoding ATP-dependent 6-phosphofructokinase, giving the protein MNSMNINTTIPVLGPARIESPLVSQGVACDGKTRFMKDEYRISVDVRVDRLSGQQEEILSFEQAGPREKIYFDPSKLKCAVATCGGLCPGLNDIIRSIVLELFHVYGVKNVYGIRYGLQGFIPQYGHDLVELNPSRVSGIQNTGGSMLGSSRGGQDIGEIVDCLERIGVGLLFMVGGDGTLMASKAIGDEVLKRGLKISVVGIPKTIDNDIFLVSRSFGFDSAVDVATLAIKGAHNEAEAYPNGIGLIKLMGRHSGFLAATAALAQPDANFVLIPEEEIMLHGENGFLAALERRLALRKHAVIIVAEGAGQNFFQDKDIEHDASGNVKLQDIGLFLKAEIDTYFRSKDIPISLKYIDPSYIIRSLPANANDSVFCGLLARDAVHAGMAGKTNLLISFWNNNYVHVPMDASAGRRKKLDPSGRLWQSVLESTGQNSLFSG; this is encoded by the coding sequence ATGAATAGCATGAATATCAACACCACCATTCCCGTTTTAGGTCCTGCCAGAATTGAGTCTCCCCTGGTTTCCCAGGGTGTGGCCTGTGACGGTAAAACCCGGTTCATGAAAGATGAATACAGAATCAGCGTCGATGTCAGAGTTGATCGTCTATCCGGGCAACAAGAGGAAATACTCAGCTTTGAACAGGCCGGCCCCCGGGAAAAAATTTACTTTGACCCCAGCAAGCTCAAGTGTGCGGTGGCCACCTGCGGGGGGTTGTGCCCCGGATTGAACGATATTATCCGATCTATAGTTCTTGAATTGTTCCATGTATATGGTGTCAAAAATGTTTATGGCATTCGCTACGGGCTCCAGGGATTTATCCCCCAATACGGCCATGACCTGGTGGAGCTTAATCCGAGCCGTGTATCGGGCATTCAGAACACCGGCGGTTCCATGCTGGGATCTTCCCGGGGCGGGCAGGATATCGGGGAAATTGTGGACTGCCTGGAACGTATTGGGGTGGGACTGCTTTTCATGGTGGGGGGGGACGGCACGCTTATGGCGTCCAAAGCCATTGGCGATGAAGTTTTAAAACGCGGTTTGAAGATTTCCGTGGTTGGTATTCCCAAAACCATTGATAATGATATCTTTTTGGTATCGCGTTCCTTTGGCTTTGATTCAGCCGTAGATGTGGCCACCCTGGCAATCAAGGGCGCCCATAACGAGGCCGAGGCCTACCCCAACGGTATCGGCCTGATCAAGCTCATGGGCAGGCATTCGGGATTTCTGGCCGCCACGGCAGCCCTTGCCCAGCCCGATGCCAATTTTGTACTCATTCCCGAAGAAGAAATTATGCTGCACGGGGAGAACGGATTTCTGGCCGCATTGGAGCGGCGCCTGGCCTTAAGGAAGCATGCGGTGATTATCGTTGCCGAAGGTGCCGGCCAAAATTTTTTTCAAGACAAGGATATTGAGCATGATGCCTCTGGAAATGTGAAGCTTCAAGATATTGGTTTGTTTTTAAAAGCAGAGATAGATACCTATTTTAGATCCAAAGATATCCCCATCTCTTTGAAATACATTGATCCATCCTACATCATCCGCAGTCTACCGGCCAATGCCAATGATTCGGTGTTCTGCGGCCTTCTGGCAAGGGATGCCGTTCATGCCGGTATGGCCGGAAAAACAAACCTGCTGATCAGCTTCTGGAATAATAATTACGTTCATGTTCCCATGGATGCTTCAGCCGGGCGGCGAAAAAAGCTGGATCCGTCAGGCAGGCTCTGGCAGTCAGTGCTTGAGTCCACGGGCCAGAATTCATTATTCAGCGGGTGA
- a CDS encoding alpha-hydroxy-acid oxidizing protein gives MPERSREWEALEQGAAFKDNIAALEELHLNMRLIHEVTEPDTGVEILGKKLSLPLFAAPIGGVSFNMGGKISEQEYVKAILQGCKEAGIIGCTGDGVPEFVFKTALEEIKAVQGEGIPFIKPWEGDELFEKIERAKTCGTHIMGMDIDAAGLITLRKMGRPVSPKGVDELGQIIKKSGMKFIVKGIMTVSDARAAVYAGADAIVVSNHGGRVMEYTPGTARVLPQIARAVGQDICVLADGGVRTGGDILKMLALGADAVMIGRPFSVAAMGGLKKGVTTFIETVKSELIQAMVLTGTRRADQVDPSILFKACSSLD, from the coding sequence GTGCCGGAGAGGTCCCGGGAATGGGAGGCCTTGGAACAAGGGGCCGCCTTCAAGGACAATATCGCCGCACTGGAGGAGTTACACCTTAATATGCGGCTGATTCACGAGGTGACAGAGCCGGATACCGGGGTTGAAATCCTGGGCAAAAAGTTGTCTTTACCTCTGTTTGCCGCCCCCATCGGAGGGGTCTCCTTTAACATGGGCGGAAAGATCAGTGAGCAGGAGTATGTAAAAGCCATTCTCCAGGGCTGTAAAGAGGCCGGAATCATCGGCTGCACAGGAGACGGGGTGCCTGAGTTTGTTTTCAAGACCGCCCTTGAGGAAATAAAAGCTGTCCAGGGAGAGGGCATTCCTTTTATCAAGCCCTGGGAAGGAGATGAACTGTTTGAGAAAATCGAAAGGGCCAAGACCTGCGGGACCCATATCATGGGCATGGACATTGATGCGGCCGGCCTGATCACTTTGCGGAAGATGGGCCGACCGGTCTCTCCCAAGGGCGTGGATGAACTTGGACAGATCATTAAAAAATCAGGTATGAAATTTATTGTCAAAGGCATAATGACCGTTTCAGATGCCAGGGCCGCCGTATATGCAGGGGCGGACGCCATTGTGGTCTCCAACCATGGCGGACGGGTCATGGAATATACACCGGGCACAGCCAGGGTCCTGCCCCAGATTGCCAGGGCCGTGGGCCAGGACATCTGCGTACTGGCTGACGGAGGTGTGAGAACCGGCGGCGACATTCTGAAAATGCTGGCCCTGGGTGCCGATGCCGTGATGATCGGTCGCCCCTTCAGTGTGGCTGCAATGGGAGGACTTAAAAAGGGCGTCACCACCTTCATCGAAACCGTAAAGTCCGAACTGATCCAGGCAATGGTTCTCACCGGCACCCGGCGGGCAGACCAGGTTGATCCATCCATCCTATTTAAGGCTTGTTCAAGTCTTGACTGA
- a CDS encoding aminotransferase class I/II-fold pyridoxal phosphate-dependent enzyme: protein MDPIAQELNNTIQQGAPHVYEMLSDMGKKLFFPKGILTQSAEAKVKADKLNATIGIAKQGNCVLSLSCVTKYITDIEPDQYLPYSSSFGEPELRIKWLKEMYIKNPCLEGTTLSLPIVTSGITHGVSIMSDMWVNADDVIVMPDMIWGNYNMIFRVRNSARFATYKAYDQALTHFNVDDFERVVREQAALNDKIIIMLNFPHNPTGYTLTKEEAVRVSDIIIDVAQKGTNVVAGCDDAYFGLFFEEQTSKQSLFAKLAGKSSRLVAIKLDGPTKEDYVMGLRTGFTTYGIAADTDLAGVYEALEKKTAGCIRGSISNCSHLSQTILIKSMEDENYERLKQEKFDLLKSRAMAIKKVLKDPKYADGFDVYPFNSGYFLCIRVKGVNAEALRIHLLDNYGTGLISIGENNLRIAFSCIEAKDVQTLFDIILSGINDLRK, encoded by the coding sequence ATGGATCCCATTGCCCAGGAATTAAATAACACAATTCAACAGGGTGCACCTCATGTATATGAAATGCTCTCTGATATGGGGAAAAAACTGTTTTTCCCCAAAGGTATTTTAACTCAGAGCGCTGAAGCAAAGGTAAAGGCAGACAAACTCAATGCCACCATCGGCATCGCAAAGCAGGGCAATTGCGTTCTAAGTCTTTCTTGTGTGACCAAATACATTACAGATATTGAACCGGATCAGTATCTGCCTTATTCTTCTTCATTCGGAGAACCTGAACTGCGCATAAAATGGCTCAAGGAAATGTATATTAAAAATCCTTGCCTTGAGGGTACAACCTTGAGCCTTCCCATAGTCACATCCGGTATCACCCATGGGGTTTCCATCATGTCTGATATGTGGGTCAATGCCGACGATGTTATTGTTATGCCGGATATGATATGGGGCAATTACAATATGATTTTCCGTGTCCGCAACAGTGCACGGTTTGCCACATACAAAGCCTATGACCAGGCTTTGACCCATTTCAATGTAGATGATTTCGAACGTGTCGTCAGGGAACAGGCAGCTCTCAATGACAAGATCATCATTATGCTTAATTTTCCCCACAACCCCACAGGGTATACCCTGACCAAGGAAGAGGCTGTCCGGGTCTCTGACATTATAATTGATGTGGCACAAAAGGGCACAAATGTGGTGGCAGGCTGTGACGACGCCTATTTTGGACTGTTTTTTGAAGAGCAGACATCCAAACAGTCTTTGTTTGCCAAACTTGCCGGCAAGTCCAGTCGGCTTGTCGCCATCAAACTCGACGGGCCCACCAAGGAAGATTATGTCATGGGCTTGAGAACCGGGTTTACCACTTACGGGATTGCAGCTGACACCGATCTTGCAGGGGTGTATGAGGCCCTGGAAAAAAAGACGGCAGGATGCATTAGGGGCAGTATCTCCAACTGTTCCCATTTAAGCCAGACCATCCTTATAAAATCCATGGAAGATGAGAACTATGAGCGTCTCAAACAGGAAAAATTTGACCTGCTCAAATCCCGGGCCATGGCCATCAAAAAGGTTCTGAAAGACCCCAAATATGCAGATGGATTTGATGTTTATCCTTTCAATTCAGGGTATTTCCTGTGCATCCGTGTTAAAGGTGTCAATGCAGAAGCGTTACGGATTCATCTGCTTGACAACTATGGGACCGGGCTGATCTCCATTGGGGAAAATAACCTTCGGATTGCTTTTTCCTGTATTGAGGCAAAGGATGTGCAAACATTATTTGACATTATACTTTCAGGGATCAATGATTTGAGAAAGTAA
- the truA gene encoding tRNA pseudouridine(38-40) synthase TruA: MSKTVNNPDIPAKNFKIVVAYDGTGFFGWQRQADKPTIQGELERILSIILNQDIKIHGSGRTDAGVHARAQVAHFHAQTRLAPDTIQKGVNSLMSAPIVIHDCRLADPDFHAQYRVISKEYRYYILNREIPAAMGRDYLWHVKPTLDIDTMNHCCEYLVGEHDFKAFENTGSPRSSTVRTVYSAQWTKMPDDKLEFCICASGFLKNMVRNIVGTLKDAGTGRISPEMFKKILYSCERPLAGATAPAQGLFLHHVNY, translated from the coding sequence ATGTCTAAAACAGTAAATAATCCAGACATTCCGGCCAAAAATTTCAAAATAGTGGTGGCCTATGACGGCACCGGCTTTTTCGGATGGCAGCGCCAGGCCGATAAACCCACCATCCAGGGAGAGCTTGAGCGCATCTTATCCATTATTTTAAATCAGGATATCAAAATTCATGGTTCCGGACGTACGGATGCAGGCGTGCATGCCAGGGCCCAGGTGGCCCATTTCCACGCCCAAACCCGTCTTGCCCCTGATACCATTCAAAAAGGGGTAAACAGCCTTATGTCGGCGCCCATTGTGATCCATGACTGCCGCCTTGCAGATCCGGATTTCCATGCCCAGTATCGTGTCATCTCCAAGGAGTACCGGTATTACATATTAAACAGGGAAATCCCAGCTGCCATGGGCCGGGATTATCTGTGGCATGTAAAGCCAACCCTGGATATAGACACCATGAATCACTGCTGTGAATATCTTGTGGGAGAACACGACTTTAAAGCCTTTGAAAATACGGGCAGTCCCAGGTCTTCCACCGTAAGAACAGTCTATAGTGCCCAGTGGACAAAAATGCCTGACGATAAGCTGGAATTTTGTATCTGCGCCTCAGGTTTTTTGAAAAATATGGTCAGAAATATAGTGGGCACACTGAAAGATGCCGGTACAGGACGAATCAGTCCGGAAATGTTCAAAAAAATACTCTATTCGTGTGAACGCCCCCTGGCAGGCGCCACTGCTCCGGCACAGGGACTGTTCCTGCATCACGTAAATTATTAA
- a CDS encoding PxxKW family cysteine-rich protein: MICTTVREGQDCVFMTAQGCSYNEGFCLPIIDECKGCQRSSEFATGIYCVAAPDPSLKWKSGTCNMATHVKTAVETKKQKLNPIKASKRR, encoded by the coding sequence ATGATTTGTACAACTGTTAGAGAAGGCCAGGATTGTGTTTTCATGACAGCCCAGGGCTGCAGCTATAACGAAGGCTTCTGCCTTCCCATTATTGATGAATGCAAAGGATGCCAGAGAAGTTCCGAGTTTGCCACAGGTATTTACTGTGTGGCTGCGCCGGATCCGTCTTTGAAATGGAAAAGCGGCACTTGCAACATGGCCACCCATGTTAAAACCGCTGTTGAAACCAAAAAACAGAAACTTAACCCCATCAAGGCATCCAAACGAAGATAG
- a CDS encoding aminotransferase class I/II-fold pyridoxal phosphate-dependent enzyme → MISKELNAQSMCIHAGESINESRAVVQPIYQTSTFRFDSTSHGAALFAGRQEGYIYTRMGNPTIRAMEEAVATLEKGKRALGCGSGMAAVNTVFSAELSAGDHVVCSQVVYGPTMTLLNTVYKRFGVTADFVDTSDTDQVIRALKPTTRLVYIESPGNPTIELSDIQKIAHAAHNAGAVLAVDNTFLSPWFQNPLALGADIVIHSLTKFINGHADVIGGIVVVKDDETYKRYRSVLNQTGGVIDPFNAFLVHRGIKTLGLRMERHAQNGMAVARFLEAHPKIDWVRYPGLKSHPQYELGQRQHSGPGGVMAFELKGGFSAGETLLNSVEMCALAVSLGGVESLIQHPASMTHASLGKEQRLAARVTDGLIRLSVGIESCDDIIADLTQALDRIP, encoded by the coding sequence ATGATTTCTAAAGAATTGAATGCGCAATCCATGTGTATCCACGCCGGAGAATCCATAAACGAGTCCAGGGCTGTGGTGCAGCCCATTTATCAAACGTCGACATTCCGGTTTGATTCCACCAGTCACGGGGCAGCTCTTTTTGCCGGCCGGCAGGAAGGCTACATTTATACAAGAATGGGCAACCCCACCATCCGTGCCATGGAAGAAGCCGTAGCCACCCTTGAAAAGGGAAAGCGCGCCCTGGGATGCGGCAGCGGCATGGCCGCGGTGAATACGGTTTTTTCCGCAGAGCTGTCTGCCGGCGACCATGTGGTTTGTTCCCAGGTGGTTTACGGCCCGACAATGACGTTGCTGAATACCGTGTATAAACGATTCGGCGTTACAGCTGATTTTGTGGATACCTCGGATACCGATCAGGTGATACGTGCTCTGAAACCCACAACGCGCCTGGTTTACATTGAATCCCCGGGCAATCCCACCATTGAACTGTCTGATATCCAAAAAATTGCCCATGCCGCCCATAACGCAGGAGCGGTTCTGGCCGTGGACAATACGTTTTTAAGTCCCTGGTTCCAAAATCCACTTGCATTGGGGGCTGACATCGTGATTCACAGCCTGACAAAATTTATCAATGGGCATGCCGATGTCATCGGCGGTATTGTTGTGGTCAAGGACGATGAAACCTATAAACGCTATCGCAGCGTCCTGAATCAGACCGGCGGTGTTATAGACCCCTTTAATGCCTTTTTGGTACACAGGGGCATTAAAACTTTGGGGTTGCGTATGGAAAGACATGCCCAGAACGGCATGGCAGTGGCCCGGTTTCTGGAAGCCCATCCGAAAATCGACTGGGTCCGGTATCCGGGCCTCAAAAGCCATCCCCAGTATGAACTGGGGCAGCGCCAGCACTCCGGACCTGGTGGCGTGATGGCCTTTGAGCTCAAAGGCGGGTTTTCTGCCGGAGAGACACTGCTTAATTCCGTGGAGATGTGCGCCCTGGCAGTGTCCCTGGGAGGTGTTGAGAGTCTGATTCAGCATCCGGCGTCCATGACCCATGCATCCTTGGGAAAAGAGCAGCGTCTGGCTGCACGGGTAACCGACGGTCTGATTCGTCTTTCCGTGGGCATTGAATCCTGTGACGATATTATCGCCGATCTGACACAGGCCCTGGACCGCATTCCCTGA